Proteins from a single region of Punica granatum isolate Tunisia-2019 chromosome 8, ASM765513v2, whole genome shotgun sequence:
- the LOC116189448 gene encoding salicylate carboxymethyltransferase-like, with the protein MNVESVLRMNPGHEPYSYARNSTHQRNVLFKTMPIVKERVSALYRKAIFPKYFALADLGCASGPNSLLAISWIIEAISGLCSQTGRSLPEVLVFLNDLPGNDFKTVLSSLPSFYENLKEKNRVEINCYVSAMPGSFYGRLFPSRSLHFVHSSYSVHWLSQVPELPEQNKGSIYMASTSPSSVFQAYIKQFQKDFTNLLSSRAEEIVPGGEMVLILIGRSIPDPTSKDCCLLFWWLSRSLVEMADQGLVEAADIDSFNLPFYTPYKHEVRDVVEEEGSFTINHLETFVVNWDPFCHEDDESYVFDKLKSGRNVADCIRSVTEPILRSHFGEGLMMDDLFERHARLVGEHLSVEKTKHFNIAVSMTRK; encoded by the exons ATGAACGTGGAGTCTGTTCTTCGCATGAACCCTGGGCACGAACCCTACAGCTATGCCCGTAACTCTACACATCAG AGGAACGTGTTGTTCAAAACGATGCCAATCGTGAAGGAAAGAGTGAGCGCCTTATACAGAAAAGCCATATTCCCGAAGTACTTTGCACTGGCGGACTTGGGCTGCGCTTCGGGACCGAACTCTCTACTTGCCATCTCCTGGATCATTGAAGCCATATCGGGATTGTGCAGCCAAACGGGGCGTTCGCTGCCCGAGGTTCTTGTGTTCCTGAACGACCTTCCAGGGAACGACTTCAAAACTGTCCTCTCATCTCTTCCCAGTTTCTATGAGAATCTGAAGGAGAAGAACAGAGTTGAAATTAACTGCTACGTATCTGCGATGCCTGGTTCTTTCTATGGCCGGCTATTTCCGAGCAGAAGCTTGCATTTCGTTCACTCTTCTTACAGTGTGCATTGGCTTTCGCAG GTCCCAGAGCTCCCAGAGCAGAACAAAGGGAGCATTTACATGGCAAGCACGAGCCCTTCGAGCGTCTTCCAAGCATACATAAAGCAGTTCCAAAAGGATTTTACGAACCTCCTGAGCTCCCGCGCAGAGGAAATTGTCCCCGGCGGCGAAATGGTCCTGATTCTCATCGGCAGAAGCATTCCTGATCCCACCAGCAAAGACTGCTGCCTCCTCTTCTGGTGGCTCTCCAGGTCCCTTGTTGAAATGGCTGACCAG GGACTAGTCGAAGCTGCTGATATAGATTCATTCAACCTGCCATTCTACACGCCCTACAAACATGAAGTAAGAGATGTGGTAGAGGAAGAAGGATCCTTCACCATCAATCACCTCGAAACCTTTGTAGTGAATTGGGATCCTTTCTGCCATGAAGACGACGAGAGCTATGTGTTTGACAAGTTGAAGAGTGGGCGGAACGTGGCTGACTGTATAAGATCGGTCACAGAACCGATACTGAGAAGTCACTTTGGAGAAGGACTGATGATGGACGATTTATTTGAGAGGCATGCGAGGCTCGTGGGTGAGCATCTATCAGTGGAGAAGACCAAGCACTTCAACATAGCCGTTTCCATGACAAGGAAATGA